The genomic DNA aagacatttatttatacatttattttatctgTGGTTGGTTGCCAAGGCAGCGATAAGACAGGACCTCTCACGAAGTTCGGATGATGGGCAGGGACATGCAACCAACGCAATCGCAGGACAGACACAGGCATAACCTTATCACGTAGCTGACAGATCAACGTACTCCCGACGCGTTCGACATTTTCATgggttaatttaatttctgcaACTGTCTCGCTCGAAAACACCACCAACCcacaaggcaacaaaaaatgccatCGGCGTAAATGTGCGTCCGATTTAAGCTTATTGATTTGATGGCACATTTCATTGGGACTTACGGGCACCACAGTGCCGTGCCCAAAGGAAATTGATTCAGGAAACGGGAGTGATTTTCAGAGGTGGATTTGCTGCTATTTATAGATGGAGTCCACTGTTTGACTTTACTGAGCTTAAAGTGCGAAGTTTAATAAATACATCCATAAAGTTTGAGATATTTTTTGCACGAACAATGAAGTAGATTTTTTATAAGCAAAAGTCAGGCATCTATATTCTTGACGTCAATCTCTTTTGGCTGAAACCCGAGTAACGGCCGACTTTTTGACATATTCCAGAACTTTTTCCCATCCCAGATGCAATCGGTTTTTAATAGAATGGCAGAAAGTCAAACGAATAAAAACCCGAGCAACGAACTTTGAGAAGGGCCTGCAATTTGTGGTGGGACTGTTGCGATGCGAACACTAGATTATGGCGACTCCACCTTTTCTGCTTGCGGCCAAACCAATTAATCTGCGGGCCTGTCCCATGCAGAaccgaacaaaaaaacatccCACAAGGAGTTGTttcccttttctctttttagGTCACGACCGGCCTGCGCTGCTTTGCGTTTATACGTATGACCAAAAGTTTTTGCTCAGGGGGTGCGGTGCTTAAAGTTGTCTGCAAGCTGCTCCACAGGATGGTCTCAGTAATTTAATTTCCCATAAATTTCCATGACTTTTTCATGGCATAAAACCTTGTTGTGGTTCTAGTTATACCCACGCATCTTCTTTCAAATGACAGCCGTGAGAGTTGGCTGCCAGTGACAGAGGAAAATAAAACGGGACAACTGTTTCTCAACGcacaatttacatttatttttcaacgGTTTCTggcacatacaaatatatttacaaagtCACTGTGAGTCGATTTAAATGGAACATACAACATGGCGTATTACTACACAGAGTCCTAAAATTACAGACACATTTTGAAATATGTCTCTGTAAACTTGTTTCGCTTAACGCCGTGCACGCGGCTGTAATACTTTAGTTTGGAACAGACACAGTTTACGTTAGGGCTCAACCCTATGACTAGACACATAGAAAACGAATACATACATCTATATAACTACGTTGGTGTTTTTGTAGGAAGTATGTACAATTCGAGGAGGTCACCAACTTTGTTTTAGTGCAACTCTTTACCTTAAAGTTTTCTGTGGCTTACTTTAAAACTGTTGAGGAGCCTAAATTCTTTTGCGAGAAGACGTTAGTTAGCTTCAGGAATAACTTAAAAGTAAAGctaaattaaatagaaatctTAGctagaatatatatttttcgtttAGCTGTTAGCTTATTTTGTTCATTTGCCAATCAGGTAATACGGGTCcggcctgactgcctgcctgtaaACTCCCTTAAAAACTAACTTTTTTGGCTGCATTGTGCTGCGATTTCAATTCAAtagcgactgctgctgccttggtgGCTTTGGCCGCTGTCCATACTCGTTCAGCGGCGTAAATTCATAGCCCGGCGCCACCTCAGTGTGAGTGGTCAGATCCACGGCTGAAATTGGGGCGCCATTGTGGCTCTGGGCCCCATTCGGCAGCGTGGTTATCGTTGTCTCCTGCAGCCGGGAGCTGTCAAAAACGAGGGTGGGATTACTGACTGTTGGGGCGTGCGTGGGCCAAAGGGCATGGATGGACACTCACCTGCGGATGGTGCTTTGATAGCAGGAATGCCGCGACTGATAGCGCTTCGAAGCGGTGCTGGTCAACGAGGTGTCCCGGTGCATGCAGAATGTGTCGTTGGCTTGGTTCCGCTTCTTGCGGTGTCCGTTCGCACCGCGGCAAAACAGATATCTGCAGGAGATGTCCCAATGAGAATGCAATAGAGTCGCCAGCAAACGGAAGGTATTGTACTTTTCTCTGAGAGTGTGTCTCTGtcagtgtatgtgtgtgtgtgagtatgaGTGTGCGTGTTCGTGGAagtaaatgcataaaaaagtAACGAAATCTGATGGCAATCTGGTTTGGTCATCAAAGGTTGGATGGTCACTGGTAATGTTGATTACATTGgaaataaatgttgaaaaacataaaaaagaaTACTTGGACGGTgatgaaaatgtaattgaaagtACTTGACCCAACTGTGTGAAGTTTTATCAATTGATACAACTAATTTCGAAGGTTAAGAGTCAAGGATGTTCAGCTTAAAGAGCTCTTCAATGGATAAAGATATCAAAGAATAAAGACATATCATGTCTCCATCAAAAGATAAACATTTCCCATGGTAGTTGAATCgaaaatcaaaacgaaataaCAAATCAATGGGTAAACCAACTGAAAACGAACGAATAAAAAACAGATTCAAACTCAAGTCAAGTGTCATCCCAgctatgtgtgtacatgtgataaaatataatatgatatgtatgtacatatgtgaatcCCATTTGTGGTTGTGGTGTGCAAGCAAGAGCGACGTTTCAAGTTTCGTTTGGTTCTGTGGGTTTGGGGTTCGGTATCGTTGGggtttgagttttgtttttgttttaagaGATACAAATTGCAGTTGGCTTACGCTTACAGTTACGTTACTGGTTTACTGGTTTACAGTTATCTATTGGTTTGTTATCGTATTATCGTATAACCGGGTTATTGGTAATCGTTTAGGCATGCTGTCATGCTgctggttgtggtggtggtggtggagtgATGTGAATGAACAAGTACCTATTGAAATGCTTGCGAAAGGCGCCGCTCACAAAGTAGAGGGCCACCGGGTTGGCACAGCTGTTGGCGAAGGACATGCAGTAGGCGGCGATGCGCAGGACATGCCAGTATGCATTGTAATCATCCTGGGCAGTGGGCCTGCAAGTAAATATAGACACGCACACGTGAGCACCAAGAGCACCGACTGGTAATGGAGATATCAGCGTTGAAATTGATTGTCCCACACCCACCGCCACTGTCGATGCGAACAAGTGTCGaacaaatggcaacaacattACTCATCCGCAGGTCCCATCGTCAGCAACATCCCTGTGTCCCAGGCACGGGCTGCTAGCAGGTTCCTTTTTATCCGCATGACAAATTGACTCTTCCATCCATGCATTCATGAGCAGCTCCCCAGCAGCTTCGCACAAATCCCTTTCACAGTTCATAAAAGCACTCACCAGTAGTAGAACCAAAGGAAGAAGACGTGGTAgggcaaaaagcaaatgccaaagaTGACAACAAATGCCAGCACAGTCATGGCGACTTTGCGACGGGCTCGAACCTGCAACAATATTAAGGGGAAAACGTTATTATATTCTGTTAAAGCAGCAGTCGAGATTCCATCTAATTCGTGTGACCCACAATTCcgtaatatgtacatatgtcatatgcaaatacatcgtcaaagagagagaaagagagcggaaGTCTTTAGGTAGTAAAAATATGGATTGGGATTTCAAAACTATTTCGTGAGAAGAGCATTCTCGGGCTACTTTTTAGaataatggaaattaaaaGGTATAAgatatgtacagtacatatgtacatatgtaaaaaccTCCATGGTATTTTCCTTATCAACTGAGTttaacgaaaagaaaaaatcatTACTTTGGTTATTTtggtataaatatttaatgccacTTAAGTGGGaaagtttgtttgccaatttttttgtcGGTAAAAAAGTAGttggaaaaagttttcttaTTCACTTTTAtaaagttacatacatacatgtgtacgtaTATCATTATTCGTTTATGATAAAGCGATCGTTTATTTCACTTTAGGGAGGGACTTCTTTTTATAGAAATGTAAGGAAGAAATTCACTGTCCCAAGTCCAGGGGCTACGGAATGTTTTCCCACCATTCGGGACTATTTATAAAGGTTGTGCCGACTCACCTGTCGTACAGCTCCCTGAATTTCGCCAGGAACACTCGCCGTGTACATCAGGTGCAGAGCAATCAGCACATAGAATACCGCTATAATCACCAACGGGATGGCATAGTAGACCAGGAAGTGCAACAGAACCATTGTCTTGGCATAGTCTATGCCCCAAGTATCGGGATAGGGATAACAGATGTCAATTGCCTTTTCCTTGGTGAGTTGAACATGCTGCAAGAGTcgcaaaagtgaaattaattttacgAGTTGCGGATTATAAAACGTGCCAAACGTGCCTTGAGATAGCTTCCGATGAGGGCTGGCAGACCGCATATAATGGCCAAGAGCCAAATGGAGACAGCTATGGCCAAGGTCATCCGCGTGGCCCGTCTTCCGCCTCCTGaaaggagaagcagagagTTGTTGTGTCTACTCCTATTCTACTCAGACATTTTCTTATTGATTTCTTACCATGTGCGTGAAACTTTCGCAATGGATCGACAATGGCAAAGTACCGATCACCGGAGAGGGCTGTCAGTGTGAATACCGATACGCCAATCGATACATCCTTCATGAACTCCGACACACTGCACAAGAAGCTGCCATAGGGCCAGTACTCAACGGTGTAGACGGTGGAGGCCAATGGCACTGTGGTTATGATGACCAAAAGATCCGCCAGGGCCAGCGAAAGTATATAGCTGGAAGAGacaatttatgtatgtttaaaATGTAATGTCGTGCCAAGGCGGCTCCCTAATAGATTTATGTTTTACTTCTTGAGATAAGCAGGCTGACTTTTGCGTGGCAGACAAAAGTCTTCCAGCACGTGCTCCTTCAAGTGTGATAAAAATTCTGCGCATCGTTGATTTATGTTGCCGAAGTTTTAGGCAAATTTTTGCGAGACAGTTGTCGTTGACTTGGGCCCAGTACAATGACCGGCTAAAATGATTTATAAACTTAAAGCTTTATTAAGCCGAGAGCAGAACAGTTTCTAAataagtctctctctctctcttaaaaTGCGAATGAACTGCTTGAGCAAGCAGTAGAGGAGGGTGGTGTCATGTGCCTACACTCTCTTTGGCAGCTGAGATGGAGAGTAGGAGTAAGAGAGACATGAGAGTTAAGCGCAGTTATCTTTTAGCCTTCCCAAAAGGGGTACGGCACACTTAAACTCTCGTCTCTCACAGTgacagcaaataaattgcgcATGGTGGCAATTCGGTCCGTGATCTCATATCGTAATTTCGCTTTTATCCAACCACTCCGGTTACCATAAATAAGCTGCATGTGGCACTTTGTTTGCCACGTTCGCTGCCGGAAATGCAACACCAAATTACTTTTTCTGTGGCTCCGAGCGCCCAAAGCCGATAAGGGTCTGCttcggtctggtctggcatTTAAAGTCCCCGTGTTGGTTCGAAAGGGGTCTGCCGCCTGACtacgaaatgcaatttcagcGTAATTTGATCAGTTGACATTTCCTTTAGCTTTTGGCTGAACTGAAGAGTGCCATGCAGCATGTTTATCGTGCCCAGTGTACGTGCGCATGGCTTTTGCTTATTTCAAATATGTTTTTCcatcatttcattccattcctccTTCGTTGATTAGTTTGTAGTAAATTCATAAGGTCAGTTTCCACTCCCAGCCAACTTAATTTGAGTGGAGTGCTCGTGCGTGTGTGCGCTTGAGTAACTGTTCTATTACAAGTGGCGGCTCTCTTAGAGATAGAGTACCTGCTCTCTTATGAGCACCAACAAGttggaatattttaattgGCCACGCCACAGCTGGAGTAAGCTTTTTTAAGTGGGAAGAGGAGTGaatttaaagtatttttttcaGCAAATCTGCTTAAACAGTTACTTTGCTGTTTGCATAATCCCATTTCCTGCTCGTTCGTACAGTCTCCAGCGTTTACATGCTCGTACATAGTATGCAAGCTGAGGGACACCACTGTTACTTCGTTTGCTCTTCATCACTCTCGTACACTCCATCTCCACCGCATCCGCAAAGTATCCAGCTGGCATCCTACTactacacatgtacatatgtacatacatacatatatcaacaGTCTGAGCGACACGACTGTGCTTAAACAGTTACTTATCTTCGTTTGCGTTTTAAGACTCAATGCTTATCCCTCTCGCACTCTCAGTCCCCTACACTAGTTTCCCCCATATAGTCTCCTGCTGCCACTTACACTGGCCTCCCCCAAAACCAGGCAACATAAGGTTATCGTCTGGAAATCATATTTGTCTCCTAGGCACAAGGGCACAATAACTTGATTTATGACCCACAATTTATGCAGTACACCACCCACACATCACAGACATGACTAATTAGTTGCctgtggggggagggggaaaAATATGAGTGTCCCATTTTGTTTCTCTGTGCGAATGCTTCAACAGCTGCCAATCGATTCCGATTGTGTAGGGGAACTTTAAGTAAATTCTGGCAGGAGGCGGTAACAACATTATCACTATCATCCCTGCGTCTGTCCTCCTAGCACAGCCCACCACTTAATTAACTGATGGATAGCCACGTTGCGGTTGGCGTATGTGGCCCCAGAGGCTGGCGGATAACTTTTGCGGAAACTCGTGACACTCGCTCCTTTGCATGCATAATTTGGCGCACACTTTGGTCCATTGCTCAGCACGCTCgtataattaaattcaatttaagttTCCCATAAATCAAAAACTCATTTTCCAACAAGCCTAGAGGCGAGAGCGTGGACACGTTGATGCCCTGTAATCGCATCAGGATCTAATttcaaattatgcaaatatctcTTTGGCTCGCTTTATGAGCTTTCACTGTCTGTTTAGGTTATGCAAATACCCTGCATATGGGGGGACATTTGACATCCACTCTCCATTTGCAGGGTATTCAAAGTTTTACTATTACGGGACTCACGTGTTTGGGACATTCCGCATCTGCCGCACACTCAGGAAGACCACAATCAGAGTTCCATTGCCCAGGACGCCGACCACAAAGATCAGGGCAAAGAGGATGGGCACAATGTAGGTCTCCGGCCGCCTGCCGTACGGCACATAGGGGGTCTCGGTCACCGGCacgccgctgccattgccaaggCCTTCGACGAGTGGCATCCCAGTGGCCGTTGCCACGGCCAGCTCCCAGAGAGCTTGCGTGACGTTCAGCGGAGTGGATGCCGACCCCCCGACCCCGTCAATGTCTAGAGTCCTATGCTGGTCCGTGTTTATGCCCGGGTCCATCTCGATGTCGATGCTGCTAATGACGTTGACCAGGTTGGCTATCATTGGGGAATCTCCGGATATCCTCCCGCTAGCTATACTGCTGACTCCGTACGATTGTGCTCCGTTCAATGTTGTCTCTTGCTCGACAGGAAAAAGCGGATTTGTTTAAGCATAAAagattaatttatttcatggCACGGCTCGTTGCTCTTCGCTagttgttgcatgttgcacagATCTCTGCATTCGATGCGATGCTTGTCTTTCTgcaaacagaacaacaaatttatttgtaccATTAAAAgcattcatttgattttgctgTTGATATTcctgaaaattcaattaaatggcattCGATTCTTATGGTTTTCAGAGTCATTGtttaaaagttaaatattGTGAATATTTACCAAGCGATTGAACTCagtttgggtttatttttgggtctGTTAGTCGagtttacaaatatttaaagactTAAAAGAACATAATCATTGACTCAACCGTGGAAGTTTGATCCCGAAACTAATAAGGGCTAAAGCCATGGCAACTGGAAAGAGGATAATTGCATTGCAGACACATTTTCACTCTTCCGTCAGATTGGACACTCTTGCTAATCTCCTTGGGCATACCTAAAGCGCTCAGCTCCgtcgtttttcttttgcccttGGCTTCCTAATTTGGCATTCTCTTTTTGTGAACAAAATTCATTCGCATGTAAGCTTAAATCTTCAATTAAAGCCAAGAGCcaaagaggagcagcatctGGGAGATAGTCTGAGCTGGCAAATGGATGGCAAAGCTTTAAGTTACAGATTTATGGGCTTGACGTGGGGGACTCGCGGCTCGTCTGCCACTCCAAGGAATGCATATCCTGTCATTACATTT from Drosophila subobscura isolate 14011-0131.10 chromosome E, UCBerk_Dsub_1.0, whole genome shotgun sequence includes the following:
- the LOC117891741 gene encoding neuropeptide CCHamide-1 receptor encodes the protein MIANLVNVISSIDIEMDPGINTDQHRTLDIDGVGGSASTPLNVTQALWELAVATATGMPLVEGLGNGSGVPVTETPYVPYGRRPETYIVPILFALIFVVGVLGNGTLIVVFLSVRQMRNVPNTYILSLALADLLVIITTVPLASTVYTVEYWPYGSFLCSVSEFMKDVSIGVSVFTLTALSGDRYFAIVDPLRKFHAHGGGRRATRMTLAIAVSIWLLAIICGLPALIGSYLKHVQLTKEKAIDICYPYPDTWGIDYAKTMVLLHFLVYYAIPLVIIAVFYVLIALHLMYTASVPGEIQGAVRQVRARRKVAMTVLAFVVIFGICFLPYHVFFLWFYYWPTAQDDYNAYWHVLRIAAYCMSFANSCANPVALYFVSGAFRKHFNRYLFCRGANGHRKKRNQANDTFCMHRDTSLTSTASKRYQSRHSCYQSTIRSSRLQETTITTLPNGAQSHNGAPISAVDLTTHTEVAPGYEFTPLNEYGQRPKPPRQQQSLLN